AACAGTATCAATAATTAACAAACACACTCAATTAAATGTAAGATCAACATGAATTGGGTATGCAATCATCATCCACTAGTACGGGGGCAGTGACTGCCACCACTCAagtactttttctttaaatgaaagTAACCATTAAAATAGAAGAGATATACAGACCATTTAATCATGCCTGCATTTTTTtatgtgaaattattattattattattattattattattattattattattattattattattattattattattttattttattttattttttgctgttgtaATTTCTATGTTAAACAAGACGCATTCATTATGAGCTAAATTTGTGTGGGGTCAAACAGGCCCACTGGTGGTGATTCAGCGCGTTGTTGAAGTAATTTAAACTAATGGCATGCTTTGCTTTGCAGTAATGTTTGGATGGGGTGCGTAATGGATTTCCAGTACACTCAATGGCCACAGAACATAAGCTCACCAGCTAATGGGCTGTAACCTATGTAAAATATGattaccactttaaaaaaaaagtgcatcaaATTATAAACAAGAAGCGGATTCGGCATCCTATTCACAAAAACCTCAAGGACAGTTTCAAGAACTGttttaaagcacatttgaatTAATGAAATCAATCTTTTTTCCAACTTCGAAagccaaacacaaacacacacacttccaCCATTTAAGTATGTTAATGTGTCAGAAAGCTGAGGGTAAATCAGCACTACTTCATTTGTGCATGCTAACAGCTCATTATTACTGTGATAACATATTGCAACAAACCAACCGAGCGAAGCTAGAAAGGGTAACGGAATCCATTCATTAACAAAAGGGTTTGATAATGTCATACACCAATCTGTCAAACACATTACAATTGGAAGAGGCAGCAACGTTTTTCCTGAGAATGTTTCCCATAGTGTAGTTTTGTCTTTATTTTGCACCTGTTCGGGCCTGTGTTTCATAGCAATAGTTTTGTgttctgtactgtacatacaccGTTTTAAAAGCAGGgatttgttgctgttgttttcctGAAAGGCAGGGTACTGAGTAGAAAAGGCTTGTTCGGGGCTGCATACAGCATTGCACAGGAAAGCGCtcgctgtgtttgtgttgctttgcATGGCACAGTTCCATTGCTCCTTTTTTGGGGCAGGAAGCTTTAAATAATGCATGCGGATTCATCTTGTTTTCTAATTTACAGATGTTAAATGTTTAATGAATATTTTTGTGTAGGCCTATTTCATGTTGCTATGCCAGCACGCCTCACTTGTGTGGTGCAGCGCACATTGTGTAATACCTGAATGCACTGGACTCCATCACTGTGACCAGCTCATTACGAAGCTGACTCAAACCCTTTGTTCTTCAGAATTGAGCAattcctctgtgtttgtttttttctacaacCCTTTAACAATAGCTTCCGTGCTTCATCACATCGAATAAAGATATTGACATTATCAAAAGCTTTTTAAGTCTGACctacaatgtatatatttttatgtaataTATTTATCTCTGAATGTTTTGATAATGATAagcacacaaattatgtattttcaatttctttaattaaaaaaaaaagattaatacaGCTCTTTTAATttggaccccctcccctcccctcccctcccctccaccaaTTATTTACAATTCTAAATGCTTAATCAAGAAGTGAAATTAAATGCACTCAATTTATAAACAGTGTAcacttaaaaacacaaatacagtagTCTTAACCAGACACGTCACAACAAAAAAGGCACTGgtagtttacagtttaaaaacaactacatttattatttattttttctttttgttttgtacagaaaACTACGATTGATTTCCATGACTACGCCGTGTCCTAAAACGGTATATATTTCAGAGTTTCTCTGCTGAGTGGAGCCAGTCCGGCCCTCTTTCCATACGTGTTGGAGCCCACATTAGTCGGCGTGTAGACCGCGCCGATGCTGTTGCTGGATCGGACGAGGAAGTCCGCTAAGCGTTGCGTCACGCAGGTAGCTGTGTTGCACCTCCTCTTTTCCATATGACctctgaaaatgaaaaacaaaactttttttttttaaataagccatttttaatgttctcattaaaataataaataatccaaTGCAGAAATACCATTTTAGTCCATGTCCAAAGTCAAAAATTGGTTTCTATTCAGTCCAAAAATATTAGTAAATGCTCGAATTCTCCAgccacactgatgaaggcacttgcCGAAACAACAGTTTCCTATGAATTCAAGCTTATATTCTTCATTGAGTGGTTTGAGATGATGGGAGAATAATTATAAAGCTAGACCTAGCCTTAATGCATATAGTCTATGTAAACATCAGAGGATGTTGCAGATTGAATACGATATGTTGAGACAGGTTGGAAAAATGTCACTTGTATTTCTTTGTGCTTGGTTTGACCAGTCTTCCATGCTTATTTCAAACATTTTTGTAGGAAAAAggcactgacaaaaaaaaaaagttgtacattCAAAACTGTATGTAACCACACTCATGAACAATATTCCCCTGTACCTTAATTCTGTTTAAATGTTCGTCATGGGATGTAATGTCAGATGAAAGTTCTCACACTAGGATGTCTTTTTATTGAATCCAGATCTTTTAAAAGGAAAAGCCTCTTGTGATTGACAGGACTGTACAGTGTAGAGCTCGGATGAGGTCTAAACATGCAGCTTTATTGACTGTACAGTGTAGAGCTTGGATGAGGTCTAAACATGCAGCTTTATTGACTGTACAGTGTAGAGCTCGGATGAGGTCTAAACATGCAGCTTTATTGACTGTACAGTGTAGAGCTTGTATGAGGTCTAAACATGCAGCTTTATTGACTGTACAGTGTAGAGCTCGGATGAGGTCTAAACATGCAGCTTTATTGACTGTACAGTGTAGAGCTCGGATGAGGTCTAAACATGCAGCTTTATTGACTGTACAGTGTAGCGCTCGGATGAGGTCTAAACATGCAGCTTTATTGACTGTACAGTGTAGAGCTCAGATGAGGTCTAAACATGCAGCTTTATTGATTGCTTTCAACGCCTTCATGTAAATACACATACTGTAACATTTGAGTAAAATCTTTATATCAACTGGGAAACATTACCTGTAATTCTTAATGTTATTAAGACATTACcagttcattttgtattatttattactacCCCAACTCGATTCATTAGTAACAGTTATAACTGAGATAATGACACACGACTCTGTACTCTGCAACAGAGAACTCTGTCATTACTTTGGTAACTGTCGCCTGGTTAATATAAAATGCAGCTATGCTCATTGCAAAATACTTTGTTAAAAACCTGATCCTATACACATTTCATGCATTAGTTTGTGTTACATTACAAGTCGACAAGCTTAATCCATGACTCTGAATAATGGAAACAATTcaagaaaacatttcaaaagatccagctgattcaaaatgaaattctatctttttttttttttcatatttcctTTGTAATCAGTTACAGTAAAGTCTGGTTCCTTAATACACAGTTctatatacaaatataatattgcaaatgGAAACATGTAGCTGGTCATGATCAaccatgcatttttatttttaactgaagAGGACATCATAGTTCAGTTTCTAAGACTAGCATGCTTCTATTGTAAATTTATAACTATATATAACTATTATATATGTGTGATGCTGACACACAACTATTATACATGTGTGATGCTGACACACAACTATTATACATGTGTGATGCTGACACACAACTATTATACATGTGTGATGCTGACACACAACTATTATACATGTCTGATGCTTACACATACATGTGTGATGCGACACACTTGCGTTATCAGTCAGCATCAACATCCCATGCAGTGCACTGTAGATAGCAAGATGCGCTCATCTGCGGCGCTGATGCTGCACAGACGCGTTGCAAAGTAATTGAGAAATAGCAAAGCAACCCCGGTACCTCTTTGCCTTGACGGACTCCTGCTCTGGCTCTGTAGCGGTGAGGCTGATGAAGGAGTTTTTTGCGAAGCCAGGCAGCAGCCAGCTCTCTCTGCCTGGTCGAACATCAGACTGCTCCCTTGAATCAGGCAGGGGACaaagaaacacattaaaatacTGCCTTAATGGTTTCCAAAGAGAAAAAGAAATCACAGTCACTTCATATTGCAATActaggggatatatatatatatatatatatatatatatatatatatatatatatatatatatatatatatatatatatataattagttgtCTTATTTTGTGACAAGGTTCCATACTCAAAAATGACAAATAGAAGATACATGTATCCGCATTAGAGGAAAGAAAATTGAATGTGCAATCTGAAGAAAATGATTCAAATAAGAAGTTATGAGATTGGAAGGTACAGCTAGTGAAACAGAAGTATATGTATTTAAGTCTAGTGCAATATGATAGTTTTGTTACTGAATGCAGTGTGTTACAGACCTGTTTGTCGGGGTGGCGCTGAGACAGTTTAGAGTCATAGACAGCACAATGAGAACAGTAGACAGCCTCAAGTAACACATTGTACACTTCTGAAAACCAGAGCAATCATCACAGTATCATTAATCGTCCTGACAATGAAAGCAATTACAAAACCTATGCAAAACTGCATACATTTAAAGCAGAAAACCAGCCTACAATAATATAAGCATCTTTTCAATAAGATTGAAAAATGACTATCAATGCCCCATAAttaaacattcaaaatgtataagCTAAACATGAGCATGTGCCTGTAGGGTTCTGTACCGGTAGAAGGAATCTGTGCTATTTAGAATTCTACAGCAGGTAGGCACACAAATAAAGGCATTCACTTACTATTAGTATCTTGGAATCAGGGTTAAGTAAAGGAACAGGTCCAGCCTAGTTCTGCAGCAGGGTCTGGTGTGTGCTGGACCTAGGCTTCAGTTTCTCTGAGCTTCAAGAGATTGCAGGAGTTATATATGCTTCACACCTTACCCACCTGTGACATCACCCAATCCAAATATAGCCTGTGATTTAGATGTACATAGAAAGAGGGAGCTACGAGAAGCTGGAGACACATAACGATCAGAGCATCGTcactgcatcatcatcatcatcatcatcatcatcatcatcatcatcagcagcagcagcagcagcagcagcatttggTTTTTCCAATTGGATCATTTTTCAAACTGTACGGTTAGGTATTCCACTTGCTTAATCTTATCGGTTTActagtatgttttaaaaatatgtattattattattattattattattattattattattattattattattattattattattattattatttataatagacTGTTGAGATTAAAACAAGTCCTCAAAAAATACCAGGTCAAAAAATACAAACACCCGTTACACATCATTAAAAGGGTAGCTGTGCATTGTTATTGCCACTACTCTGTGAGATTGTTGCACATTGATGCTTTTAAGCACTCATCTAATTGATTGTACAGTATCAAAGTGATGTGGAATCTCTTTAGAAAATTAAATACCTAGCTCATGCAATTCTaaacaaagtaaaacaacaacagcatttTTAAAGGAACATTATATTGAGTACATCTGTAAATGCAGCTTGCATTTTGTGAATAATTACTTTATTTACTTACATAACAGGgcacacaacaatattattttagacaggaatataaatataaaagcaGACTTATACTTTTAAAAACGCAAAAGGTGTGTACATTTAATCAAAATCTACTTATAGTAAGAGACAGGTCTCCTGGCTTCTGTCAAAGATATAAAGATCAAACGCTGTGAATTTTACCAGTTAAACACAGCACTCCTGGCTTATTTTTagctttcttattattatttctaattttaaatgtatggacATTTGGCTTTGCCTTTAACTCTTTGAGGTAAAAGGGAcccatgtgtcccacaaataaaattatGCTAACTTCCTTATTTTTTCAATGAGGGGCATGAAACAAGATTTataatgtactgacaggttggatccggTCATTCAAATAAGTCAGtctcctcgtgatacttgagtcacacTCAATTGTATTTTGAGAAGCAACTGCTTGAACagccgctcaattccttgtgtacctgaaggggttaagGAATTGAAGGTACACTCACCAATTCAGCGGCGAAGGGCTGTTCCACAGTAGCATTTCAATTCAGCGGTGAAGGGCTGTTCCACAGTAGCATTTCAATTCAGCATTGAAGGACTGTTCCACAGTAGCATTTCAATTCAGCAGTGAAGGGTAGATCCACAGTAGCATTTCAATTCAGCAGTGAAGGGTAGTTCCACAGTAGCATTTCAATTCAGCGGTGAAGGGCTGTTCCACAGTAGCATTTCAATTCAGCGGTGAAGGGTAGCTCCACAGTAGCATTTCAATTCAGCGGTGAAGGACTGTTCCACAGTAACATTTCAATTCAGCGGTGAAGGGCTGTTCCACAGTAGCATTTCAATTCAGCAGTGAAGGGCTGTTCCACAGTAGCATTTCAATTCAGCAGTGAAGGGCTGTTCCACAGTAGCATTTCAATTCAGCATTGAAGGGCTGTTCCACAGTAGCATTTCAATTCAGCAGTGAAGGGCTGTTCCACAGTAGCATTTCAATTCAGCGGTGAAGGGCTGTTCCACAGTAGCATTTCAATTCAGCGGTGAAGGGCTGTTCCACAGTAGCATTTCAATTCAGCGGTGAAGGGCTGTTCCACAGTAGCATTTCAATTCAGCGGTGAAGGGCTGTTCCACAGTAGCATTTCAATTCAGCGGTGAAGGGCTGTTCCACAGTAGCATTTCAATTCAGCGGTGAAGGGCTGTTCCACAGTAGCATTTCAATTCAGCGGTGAAGGGCTGTTCCACAGTAGCATTTCAATTCAGCAGTGAAGGGCTGTTCCACAGTAGCATTTCAATTCAGCAGTGAAGGGCTGTTCCACAGTAGCATTTCAATTCAGCGGTGAAGGGCTGTTCCACAGTAGCATTTCAATTCAGCGGTGAAGGGCTGTTCCACAGTAGCATTTCAATTCAGCGGTGAAGGGTAGCTCCACAGTAGCATTTCAATTCAGCGGTGAAGGACTGTTCCACAGTAGCATTTCAATTCAGCATTGAAGGACTGTTCCACAGTAGCATTTCAATTCAGCATTGAAGGACTGTTCCACAGTAGCATTTCAATTCAGCATTGAAGGACTGTTCCACAGTAGCATTTCAATTCAGCGGTGAAGGGCTGTTACGGTCTGTAATCAGTGATGTAGAAATAATAGGCACTCAAGTGTAAAAATGTtcgaccactttgtgctttaattaggcatcttaaacaacttctacaaagtctcctgcattttatcgTTTGTggctctgtttttctttttctcttactattttaaattaattccaTGTGTGACCTaataaagtcatcaattaaattagacaatcactaagttgcctattttgacaattttataagcacaacaaatcaaaacgaCAGAAGCAACggtgtgttctaataaatttgcacacagcTGTATATAACAATACAGATAACAACACCTACAGTAATCCCCTGCCTTCCCCCCCCccgacctcccccccccccgtcccaaTCTTGTGAACAGTCTAATATAGAGCATACTCTATGCATGTTTGTGGGGTACTGCAGTTCCACAAACAGACCACTAACCAATGAGCCTCTGAAGGGGGTGAGTGGGTTGTTTACGGCTGTCCTCATAagtgaaataaacacaacacTCCAGTAACTATGGTGAAGTATTCTGCTTATGTAACAAGCACAATGTAGGTATGCTGTATTTAAGCCTTCCTTAAAGAGCCGTACCAGCTGGACTTGGAAAGAAGACATGTTGAAGAGCCCTTTTTAGGCCACAGTGGTTTTTTAAACTAGTCAtaaggatgtgatgactgaaacaggatATAAAGTtacaacaagaagaagaagaagaagaagaagaagaagaagaagaagaagaagaagaagaagaagaagaagaagaagaagaagaagaagatgactCTGATATTCCATACCCACACCTGGCTTATAATGCCTCATGTTGAGGGTATATTTACCAGTTATTGAGGATGTTCAGCCTCAATACCGCAACAGAATTGCTCTTTTAGCATAATGAGTAACACACTCACTTAGCAACCACAGGACCCCCCTCACCTCCCCTGGCTGGAATACGTGCTTCCTAATAATGAAAGCAGCCATGTCTCAAGCATGATGTTTCATTAGCAAGGCTCTCACTTTCTGGTATTGGTGCCTTTATAGCGTGGGGTTCTGGGAAAACCCCCTGAATGTTAGGAATAATCCTAAAGATTAAaccgttgcattttaaaataacactTTGAATACCTTCCAAGTCATGCACTTGTCATACAGAAGGGCACTATGAATGTTtctatttaaagaaagaaagaaagaaagaaagaaagaaagaaagaaagaaagaaagaaagaaaatgcccGGCCACAGAAATGTGACTGCACTGAGTTGAACTCGGCATCATCTGGCTAAACAGATTTCTCGGAATGGATCTTCTCTGATTTCTGAACACACACAGAGGCTATTGTTGTATTAATTAATCAAAGTAATTATCAGAATGCCGTCTGGGTTATTATTAAACAATACGCAGAATGTGTTACTGCGGTGATCGTGTGGGAGGCCCAGCATGGGGGGCTAGTGCTCAGCTCACTGATACTTAGTCCACTCACTGATTGTTAATGTTTATGCGTTGTGCTTCAGATAATCATAacatataattaaacaaacaaacagcagaggAACAAAATGCACCTGTTGCAGCATTGAATGgtatcaaatgctttttttttttcttctcacaagTACTCTTCATGTGCGTAAAGCATATAACCACAacacaattcaaacacaaaagctGTCATTTCATTAGTCTGGCACTGTTGTTCGTCAGATGCATCAATCATTTTGCCAGTGCAGGTGGTACAGATGGTTCACAATCCTTTCACCCTTAGGGACCCGGGTTCGAAAGGAATTGTAGGATCTCACCCAAGGCCCTAGTGGACATTATTGTAATCCGCAACACCAAGCAAACCCACAGTTCAGCAAAAACGCCATTGCTTGATCGAGGCCCAAAACAGAATAACGAGAttatacatttcaataaaacTAACAGGCAAAAGCATCATTTTAGTTATGTATTGTATAACATACTTACCCACCTGGCAACTTGATGCATGTGTAGGTTATACAATACATCCAAAATGATAGGCTCCGGTGTACCTGTATTCTGTCATGTCCTAATCAAGTGAACCCCTCTTAACTCTTCACTATTTCTTTGTGACTAGTTTCcttagacatttttttaaaagcttttgtaAAATTTTCCAAATCCCTTCTTATAAAGGTAAATAAGGTTTGATATTAATGAAAGtagtcttgctcttaattgtattaatacttgtactgtgattcttgaaatgtagttttgtttatgactgtaagtcgccctggataacgacgtctgctaagaaataaataatgataataataataatagtctgttCTATACTGTTGTTGGCTTCCTCAATGGTCTAGAACAGTTTTATGAGTGTCACACTTTATGCTAGTCCTACAAACAGACATACACAG
Above is a window of Acipenser ruthenus chromosome 14, fAciRut3.2 maternal haplotype, whole genome shotgun sequence DNA encoding:
- the LOC117419514 gene encoding islet amyloid polypeptide-like, producing MCYLRLSTVLIVLSMTLNCLSATPTNREQSDVRPGRESWLLPGFAKNSFISLTATEPEQESVKAKRGHMEKRRCNTATCVTQRLADFLVRSSNSIGAVYTPTNVGSNTYGKRAGLAPLSRETLKYIPF